A portion of the Gammaproteobacteria bacterium genome contains these proteins:
- the bioH gene encoding pimeloyl-ACP methyl ester esterase BioH, which yields MTVHTDALGTGMACALLHGWGLHGGVWSDTAQALAADHHVINVDLPGHGRSAPLPRAYTLHELAAAVAAILPPHCRVIGWSLGGMVALQLAAQYPDRVGQLILVAATPQFVAGPAWEHGLAPEVLEGFATRLRADPAGTVRQFLALQVMGSEQERRTLARLRTLLSAAPPPHPAALEGGLGILRAASLLPLLDRITQPVTLIHGRRDTLIPWTAAQALQERLPQARLQILPGAAHAPFLSHADDFLRITRAALDG from the coding sequence GTGACCGTGCATACGGATGCCCTGGGGACGGGGATGGCGTGCGCGCTGCTGCACGGCTGGGGCCTGCACGGCGGCGTCTGGTCGGATACGGCGCAGGCCCTGGCCGCGGACCATCACGTGATCAACGTCGACCTGCCCGGTCACGGTCGCAGCGCACCGTTGCCGCGCGCGTACACACTGCATGAACTCGCCGCCGCGGTCGCCGCTATCCTGCCGCCGCATTGCCGCGTGATCGGCTGGTCGCTGGGCGGCATGGTGGCGCTGCAGCTCGCGGCCCAGTATCCCGATCGCGTCGGGCAGCTGATCCTCGTCGCCGCGACGCCGCAATTCGTCGCGGGTCCGGCCTGGGAACATGGGCTCGCCCCGGAGGTACTGGAGGGATTTGCCACGCGTCTGCGCGCCGATCCGGCCGGCACCGTGCGGCAATTCCTTGCGCTGCAGGTCATGGGTAGTGAACAGGAGCGTCGCACGCTGGCCCGCCTGCGCACCCTGTTGTCCGCCGCCCCGCCACCGCATCCCGCCGCGCTCGAGGGCGGGCTCGGCATCCTGCGCGCGGCCTCGCTGCTGCCGCTGCTGGACCGGATCACCCAGCCCGTCACGCTGATCCACGGCCGCCGCGACACCCTGATTCCGTGGACGGCCGCCCAGGCCTTGCAGGAACGGCTGCCGCAGGCGCGGCTGCAGATCCTGCCGGGCGCGGCGCATGCGCCGTTTCTGTCGCATGCGGATGATTTTCTGCGCATCACGCGGGCGGCGCTCGATGGATAA